Proteins from a genomic interval of Cuculus canorus isolate bCucCan1 chromosome 17, bCucCan1.pri, whole genome shotgun sequence:
- the SMPD4 gene encoding sphingomyelin phosphodiesterase 4 isoform X1, translating into MAGPHLQQPSFLLATLKADCINKPFVQRCHDLETVIEEFPAKELHGIFPWLVESIFGSLDGIIVGWNLRCLQGRTNPTEYSVALDFLEPSGPMMKLVYKLQAEEYRYDFPVSYLPGPVKASIQEQVLPECSLYHNKVQFPSSGGLGLNLALNPFEYYMFYFAISLITQKNSPVTHHVSPSNSAYFVLVDTYLKCFLPTEGSVLPPPSSNPGGAIPSPTPRSPAVPFTSYGMHHTSLLKRHIAHQPSVNADPASQEIWRSETLLQIFVEMWLHHYSLEMYQKMQSPHVKLEVLHYRLSISSKHHGSPAQSSYQALHAYQESFKPTEEHVLVVRLLVKHLHAFSNSLKPEPLSPSAHSHTASPLEEFKRVVIPRFVQEKLYIFLQHCFGHWPLDASFRAVLEMWLSYLQPWRYAPEKPPQSTEPFPRSVSEKWASFVQENLLMYTKLFVGFLNRALRTDLGSPKNALMVFRVAKVFAQPNLAEMILKGEQLFLEPELGIPHRQHRIFMTPTLGGTFFSSWPQTITDASFKVKSHVYSLEGQDFQYKQMFGAEVRNSVLKLAQVICQAQQMAKSISDHSAETTGPSFFSWFRFASSEMNGSYTGNDLDEIGQDSIKKTDEYLEKALEYLCQIFKLNEAQLTQMMMKCGTAQDENGKRQLPDCIESEDGLILTPLGRYQIINGLRRFEVQYQGDTELQPIRSYENATLVRLLFRLSSALNERFADQMDALCSRQDFVGRLCRYHLTNPQLAQKMRCSPVVRDRMGQNWGPRLSLRFLASYRTLLSLLLIYFTASWFHIGPVGCTFLILIGYFLYAVIMTFFSERWKPHEH; encoded by the exons ATGGCCGGCCCGCACCTGCAGCAACCCAGCTTCCTGCTG GCCACGCTGAAGGCAGACTGCATAAACAAACCCTTTGTTCAGAGGTGCCACGATCTGGAAACAGTGATCGAGGAGTTTCCCGCCAAG GAATTACATGGTATCTTCCCATGGCTGGTGGAGAGCATTTTTGGTAGCTTGGATGGCATCATCGTAGGCTGGAATCTTCGCTGTCTGCAAGGAAGAACAAATCCTACTGAATATTCTGTGGCTTTGGATTTCTTGGAGCCCAG TGGCCCAATGATGAAGCTGGTTTACAAACTTCAAGCAGAAGAGTACAGATATGATTTCCCAGTCTCATATCTTCCA ggCCCTGTGAAGGCTTCAATACAAGAGCAAGTCCTGCCAGAGTGCTCTTTATACCACAACAAAGTCCAGTTTCCTTCATctggtggtttgggtttgaatttGGCTCTTA ATCCATTTGAATATTACATGTTTTACTTTGCGATTAGTTTGATTACACAGAAG AACTCACCCGTGACCCATCATGTCAGCCCTTCCAACAGTGCTTATTTCGTCTTGGTGGACACGTACCTGAAGTGTTTCCTGCCCACCGAAGGAAGTGTCCTTCCTCCACCTTCTTCAAACCCTGGAGGAGCCATCCCTTCCCCAACTCCCAG GTCTCCAGCAGTGCCCTTCACGTCCTATGGCATGCACCACACCAGCCTGCTGAAGCGGCACATCGCCCATCAGCCCTCCGTCAATGCTGACCCTGCTTCCCAAGAGATCTGGAGATCGGAAACACTGCTGCAG aTCTTTGTTGAAATGTGGCTCCATCATTACTCACTGGAAATGTACCAGAAAATGCAGTCCCCTCACGTCAAG CTGGAGGTTCTCCACTACCGACTCAGTATCTCCAGTAAACACCACGGTAGTCCTGCCCAATCCAGCTACCAGGCCCTCCACGCATACCAA GAATCGTTTAAGCCCACCGAAGAGCACGTGCTGGTGGTAAGACTGCTTGTGAAACACCTGCATGCTTTCAGCAACAGCTTGAAGCCAGAGCCTCTGTCCCCTTCAGCCCACTCCCACACAGCCAGCCCACTCGAGGAGTTTAAGAG GGTTGTGATTCCTCGGTTTGTCCAGGAGAAACTCTATATcttcctgcagcactgctttGGCCACTGGCCCCTGGATGCCTCTTTCCGGGCA GTTCTCGAGATGTGGTTAAGTTACTTGCAGCCGTGGAGATATGCTCCAGAGAAGCCACCCCAAAGCACAGAGCCCTTTCCTCGCAGCGTTTCAGAGAAATG GGCTTCCTTTGTTCAAGAAAACTTGCTCATGTATACGAAGTTGTTTGTAGGATTCCTGAACAGAGCTCTTCGAACAGACCTGGGCAGTCCCAAAAATGCCCTCATGGTGTTCCGCGTGGCCAAGGTCTTTGCTCAGCCCAATCTCGCTGAAATGATCTTGAAAG GAGAACAGTTATTCCTGGAGCCAGAACTTGGTATTCCCCATCGGCAACACCGGATTTTTATGACTCCCACGCTTGGTGGGACCTTCTTTTCCTCGTGGCCTCAAACTATTACAGATGCCTCATTTAAGGTGAAGAGTCATGTTTACAGCCTGGAAGGACAGGACTTCCAGTACAAGCAGATGTTTGGCGCAGAAGTCAGAAATTCG GTGTTAAAACTGGCTCAAGTCATTTGTCAGGCGCAACAGATGGCAAAGTCCATATCGGACCATTCTGCAGAAACAACCGGCCCATCCTTCTTCTCGTGGTTTAGATTCGCATCATCCGAGATGAATGGTTCCTACACAGgcaatgacctggatgaaatTGGGCAAGACAGCatcaaaaaaacagatgaataTTTAGAGAAGGCGCTGGAATACTTGTGCCAGATCTTTAAG CTGAATGAAGCCCAGCTGACACAGATGATGATGAAGTGTGGGACAGCTCAAGATGAGAATGGAAAAAGACAGCTTCCCGATTGCATTGAAAGTGAGGATGGCCTCATTCTTACACCCCTTGGCAGGTACCAG aTCATAAATGGCTTACGTAGATTTGAGGTGCAGTATCAAGGAGATACCGAGCTTCAGCCCATCCGAAGCTATGAAAATGCCACCCTTGTCCGCCTCCTGTTTCGTTTATCCTCAGCACTGAATGAAAGG tttGCTGATCAGATGGACGCGCTTTGCTCCAGGCAAGATTTTGTCGGCAGACTTTGTCGCTATCACCTTACCAACCCCCAGCTGGCACAGAAAATGAGGTGCAGCCCAGTGGTGAGGGACAGGATGGGCCAGAACTGGGGGCCGAGGCTCAGCCTGAGGTTTCTGGCCAGCTACAGGACTCTCCTCTCTTTGCTGCTGATCTACTTCACTGCGTCCTGGTTCCACATCGGGCCCGTGGGTTGCACATTCCTTATCCTGATCGGGTATTTCCTGTATGCTGTAATCATGACTTTCTTCTCTGAACGCTGGAAACCACACGAACACTGA
- the SMPD4 gene encoding sphingomyelin phosphodiesterase 4 isoform X2 translates to MAGPHLQQPSFLLATLKADCINKPFVQRCHDLETVIEEFPAKELHGIFPWLVESIFGSLDGIIVGWNLRCLQGRTNPTEYSVALDFLEPSGPMMKLVYKLQAEEYRYDFPVSYLPGPVKASIQEQVLPECSLYHNKVQFPSSGGLGLNLALNPFEYYMFYFAISLITQKNSPVTHHVSPSNSAYFVLVDTYLKCFLPTEGSVLPPPSSNPGGAIPSPTPRSPAVPFTSYGMHHTSLLKRHIAHQPSVNADPASQEIWRSETLLQIFVEMWLHHYSLEMYQKMQSPHVKESFKPTEEHVLVVRLLVKHLHAFSNSLKPEPLSPSAHSHTASPLEEFKRVVIPRFVQEKLYIFLQHCFGHWPLDASFRAVLEMWLSYLQPWRYAPEKPPQSTEPFPRSVSEKWASFVQENLLMYTKLFVGFLNRALRTDLGSPKNALMVFRVAKVFAQPNLAEMILKGEQLFLEPELGIPHRQHRIFMTPTLGGTFFSSWPQTITDASFKVKSHVYSLEGQDFQYKQMFGAEVRNSVLKLAQVICQAQQMAKSISDHSAETTGPSFFSWFRFASSEMNGSYTGNDLDEIGQDSIKKTDEYLEKALEYLCQIFKLNEAQLTQMMMKCGTAQDENGKRQLPDCIESEDGLILTPLGRYQIINGLRRFEVQYQGDTELQPIRSYENATLVRLLFRLSSALNERFADQMDALCSRQDFVGRLCRYHLTNPQLAQKMRCSPVVRDRMGQNWGPRLSLRFLASYRTLLSLLLIYFTASWFHIGPVGCTFLILIGYFLYAVIMTFFSERWKPHEH, encoded by the exons ATGGCCGGCCCGCACCTGCAGCAACCCAGCTTCCTGCTG GCCACGCTGAAGGCAGACTGCATAAACAAACCCTTTGTTCAGAGGTGCCACGATCTGGAAACAGTGATCGAGGAGTTTCCCGCCAAG GAATTACATGGTATCTTCCCATGGCTGGTGGAGAGCATTTTTGGTAGCTTGGATGGCATCATCGTAGGCTGGAATCTTCGCTGTCTGCAAGGAAGAACAAATCCTACTGAATATTCTGTGGCTTTGGATTTCTTGGAGCCCAG TGGCCCAATGATGAAGCTGGTTTACAAACTTCAAGCAGAAGAGTACAGATATGATTTCCCAGTCTCATATCTTCCA ggCCCTGTGAAGGCTTCAATACAAGAGCAAGTCCTGCCAGAGTGCTCTTTATACCACAACAAAGTCCAGTTTCCTTCATctggtggtttgggtttgaatttGGCTCTTA ATCCATTTGAATATTACATGTTTTACTTTGCGATTAGTTTGATTACACAGAAG AACTCACCCGTGACCCATCATGTCAGCCCTTCCAACAGTGCTTATTTCGTCTTGGTGGACACGTACCTGAAGTGTTTCCTGCCCACCGAAGGAAGTGTCCTTCCTCCACCTTCTTCAAACCCTGGAGGAGCCATCCCTTCCCCAACTCCCAG GTCTCCAGCAGTGCCCTTCACGTCCTATGGCATGCACCACACCAGCCTGCTGAAGCGGCACATCGCCCATCAGCCCTCCGTCAATGCTGACCCTGCTTCCCAAGAGATCTGGAGATCGGAAACACTGCTGCAG aTCTTTGTTGAAATGTGGCTCCATCATTACTCACTGGAAATGTACCAGAAAATGCAGTCCCCTCACGTCAAG GAATCGTTTAAGCCCACCGAAGAGCACGTGCTGGTGGTAAGACTGCTTGTGAAACACCTGCATGCTTTCAGCAACAGCTTGAAGCCAGAGCCTCTGTCCCCTTCAGCCCACTCCCACACAGCCAGCCCACTCGAGGAGTTTAAGAG GGTTGTGATTCCTCGGTTTGTCCAGGAGAAACTCTATATcttcctgcagcactgctttGGCCACTGGCCCCTGGATGCCTCTTTCCGGGCA GTTCTCGAGATGTGGTTAAGTTACTTGCAGCCGTGGAGATATGCTCCAGAGAAGCCACCCCAAAGCACAGAGCCCTTTCCTCGCAGCGTTTCAGAGAAATG GGCTTCCTTTGTTCAAGAAAACTTGCTCATGTATACGAAGTTGTTTGTAGGATTCCTGAACAGAGCTCTTCGAACAGACCTGGGCAGTCCCAAAAATGCCCTCATGGTGTTCCGCGTGGCCAAGGTCTTTGCTCAGCCCAATCTCGCTGAAATGATCTTGAAAG GAGAACAGTTATTCCTGGAGCCAGAACTTGGTATTCCCCATCGGCAACACCGGATTTTTATGACTCCCACGCTTGGTGGGACCTTCTTTTCCTCGTGGCCTCAAACTATTACAGATGCCTCATTTAAGGTGAAGAGTCATGTTTACAGCCTGGAAGGACAGGACTTCCAGTACAAGCAGATGTTTGGCGCAGAAGTCAGAAATTCG GTGTTAAAACTGGCTCAAGTCATTTGTCAGGCGCAACAGATGGCAAAGTCCATATCGGACCATTCTGCAGAAACAACCGGCCCATCCTTCTTCTCGTGGTTTAGATTCGCATCATCCGAGATGAATGGTTCCTACACAGgcaatgacctggatgaaatTGGGCAAGACAGCatcaaaaaaacagatgaataTTTAGAGAAGGCGCTGGAATACTTGTGCCAGATCTTTAAG CTGAATGAAGCCCAGCTGACACAGATGATGATGAAGTGTGGGACAGCTCAAGATGAGAATGGAAAAAGACAGCTTCCCGATTGCATTGAAAGTGAGGATGGCCTCATTCTTACACCCCTTGGCAGGTACCAG aTCATAAATGGCTTACGTAGATTTGAGGTGCAGTATCAAGGAGATACCGAGCTTCAGCCCATCCGAAGCTATGAAAATGCCACCCTTGTCCGCCTCCTGTTTCGTTTATCCTCAGCACTGAATGAAAGG tttGCTGATCAGATGGACGCGCTTTGCTCCAGGCAAGATTTTGTCGGCAGACTTTGTCGCTATCACCTTACCAACCCCCAGCTGGCACAGAAAATGAGGTGCAGCCCAGTGGTGAGGGACAGGATGGGCCAGAACTGGGGGCCGAGGCTCAGCCTGAGGTTTCTGGCCAGCTACAGGACTCTCCTCTCTTTGCTGCTGATCTACTTCACTGCGTCCTGGTTCCACATCGGGCCCGTGGGTTGCACATTCCTTATCCTGATCGGGTATTTCCTGTATGCTGTAATCATGACTTTCTTCTCTGAACGCTGGAAACCACACGAACACTGA